The following are from one region of the Rosistilla carotiformis genome:
- a CDS encoding DUF1549 and DUF1553 domain-containing protein, whose amino-acid sequence MSRISLTLSAVLLTSAFAWSAEPAAPAAASSNGPAPSASVNLSVYPEEISLDTARDYQNFIAVVKRVDDVTLDVTETAKWTLASDKVAKLEGTKLTPLAEGATELVCNYGSSEIRIPVKVTRPTEKLPISFEKDIVPIMTRSGCNTGSCHGAKIGKDGFMISLFGYDPAGDYSRITREIGMRRINLAVPADSLFLTKATGAVTHTGGKLFDKDSVYYATILEWLENGAPNDPTPPPAVSKLEIYPPQAVIEGAGSKQKFIAVAHYDDGTTRDVSNLAAFMTNNETSASIDNAGNVTAGARGEAFIMARFETKTEGRQVIVLPENLEYEAPQITGNYIDESVGKKLNQLRILPSGLCSDEEFLRRITLDVTGQMPTEEEYQAFMSDTAPQKRAELIDRLLERKEFSEIWAMKFAQLLMIKSSNQVSYKSAFLYNQWLTDKFARNVPIDQMVREMLGATGGTFSSPATNYYQIETDTLKRAENVAQVFMGIRTQCAQCHNHPFDRWTQNDYYSFAAFFCQVGSKGAEDYRERIIYNRGSGEVKHVVTNQVSPPKFLGGEFADTKGKDRRVVLAEWLTSPENPYFATSIANRVWAHFMGVGIVEPVDDVRISNPASNQELFELLGTKLGEYKFDFRQLVRDICNSEAYQRSATANESNKTDTRNFAYATVRRIPAEMLLDCIGQVTNTNEKFRGLPLGARAVQIADGRTSTYFLTTFGRAPRDTVCDCEASTDPSLSQALHLLNSGTTSGKITQGKVVDELLAGEATPEQALERLYIRCLSRKPTDAEKTELLATIGKSPTPKEGLEDIFWALLNSREFVFNH is encoded by the coding sequence ATGAGTCGAATATCCCTGACACTCTCGGCCGTCCTGTTGACCAGTGCGTTTGCCTGGTCTGCCGAACCAGCGGCTCCTGCGGCAGCAAGTTCCAATGGCCCCGCCCCCTCGGCGTCAGTCAACTTGTCCGTCTATCCCGAAGAGATTTCGCTGGATACCGCTCGCGATTACCAAAACTTCATCGCCGTTGTTAAACGCGTAGACGATGTGACGTTGGATGTCACGGAAACGGCAAAGTGGACGCTGGCCAGTGACAAGGTTGCAAAACTCGAAGGCACTAAGCTGACTCCGTTGGCCGAAGGCGCGACCGAACTGGTTTGCAATTACGGATCCAGCGAGATTCGGATTCCGGTCAAGGTTACCCGTCCCACCGAAAAACTGCCGATCAGTTTCGAAAAAGACATCGTTCCGATCATGACCCGCAGCGGCTGCAACACGGGTAGTTGCCACGGCGCGAAAATCGGCAAAGACGGCTTCATGATCAGCCTGTTCGGTTACGACCCCGCAGGGGATTACAGCCGGATCACGCGTGAAATCGGAATGCGTCGGATCAACTTGGCAGTCCCTGCCGACAGCCTGTTTCTAACCAAAGCAACCGGCGCGGTCACGCACACCGGCGGCAAGCTATTTGACAAGGACAGCGTCTATTACGCGACGATCCTCGAATGGCTCGAGAACGGCGCCCCCAATGATCCCACACCGCCCCCAGCGGTTTCGAAACTGGAAATCTACCCTCCTCAAGCAGTCATCGAAGGTGCGGGCAGCAAGCAAAAGTTCATTGCAGTCGCCCACTACGACGACGGCACCACGCGCGACGTGTCCAACCTCGCCGCGTTCATGACCAACAACGAAACCTCCGCTTCCATCGACAACGCTGGGAACGTGACTGCCGGTGCACGTGGTGAAGCCTTCATCATGGCTCGCTTCGAAACAAAGACCGAAGGCCGCCAAGTGATTGTGCTGCCCGAGAATCTGGAATACGAAGCTCCTCAAATCACGGGGAACTACATCGACGAATCGGTCGGCAAGAAGCTGAACCAGTTGCGAATCCTACCGAGCGGTTTGTGCAGCGACGAAGAGTTCTTGCGTCGTATCACCCTGGACGTCACCGGCCAAATGCCGACCGAAGAGGAATACCAAGCGTTCATGTCCGACACGGCACCGCAAAAGCGAGCCGAGTTGATCGACCGCTTGCTGGAACGCAAAGAGTTTAGCGAAATCTGGGCGATGAAATTCGCTCAACTGCTGATGATCAAGAGCTCCAATCAAGTGAGCTACAAGTCGGCGTTCCTATACAACCAATGGTTAACCGACAAGTTCGCTCGCAATGTTCCGATCGACCAAATGGTTCGCGAAATGTTGGGTGCCACCGGCGGTACCTTCAGCAGCCCAGCGACCAATTACTATCAGATCGAAACCGATACGCTTAAACGCGCTGAAAACGTCGCCCAAGTCTTCATGGGAATTCGTACGCAATGTGCACAGTGCCACAACCATCCGTTTGATCGCTGGACGCAAAACGATTACTACAGCTTTGCCGCCTTCTTCTGCCAAGTCGGCAGCAAGGGAGCTGAGGACTACCGCGAAAGAATCATCTACAACCGTGGCAGTGGCGAAGTCAAACACGTGGTTACCAACCAGGTAAGCCCACCCAAGTTCCTGGGCGGTGAATTCGCTGACACCAAGGGAAAAGATCGCCGGGTTGTGCTGGCCGAATGGCTGACCAGCCCCGAGAATCCTTATTTTGCTACCAGCATTGCCAACCGCGTCTGGGCTCACTTCATGGGCGTCGGCATCGTTGAACCGGTCGATGACGTTCGAATCAGCAACCCTGCCTCCAATCAGGAACTGTTTGAGTTGTTGGGCACCAAACTTGGCGAGTACAAATTCGATTTCCGCCAATTGGTTCGTGACATCTGCAACAGCGAAGCGTACCAACGCAGTGCGACGGCAAACGAAAGCAACAAGACCGACACCCGCAATTTCGCGTATGCAACCGTCCGCCGCATTCCAGCGGAAATGCTGCTCGATTGCATCGGCCAGGTGACCAACACGAACGAGAAGTTCCGTGGTCTTCCATTGGGCGCTCGGGCGGTACAAATTGCCGACGGTCGCACGTCGACTTACTTCCTCACCACCTTTGGCCGCGCTCCACGCGACACCGTATGTGACTGCGAAGCTTCCACCGATCCTTCACTCTCCCAAGCGTTGCACCTGTTGAACAGCGGCACCACCAGCGGAAAGATCACCCAGGGCAAGGTTGTCGATGAATTGTTGGCTGGCGAAGCGACTCCGGAGCAAGCGCTCGAACGGCTCTACATCCGTTGCTTGTCTCGCAAGCCGACCGACGCGGAAAAGACGGAGTTGTTGGCAACGATTGGAAAGTCGCCCACTCCCAAGGAAGGACTTGAAGACATTTTCTGGGCTTTGCTAAACAGCCGAGAATTTGTTTTCAATCACTGA